TTTTCTAGAAACTGATTCTGAATCAAAACGTGAATGGCTTAAACAGTTTATGCGTGATACTCATTGTACTACATGTAATGGTAAAAAACTAAAACCTGAATCCCTTGCAGTTACGATTAATGATTTGGGAATAATGGATGTGTGTGATTTGTCTATCACTAATTGTTTTGATTTCTTTTCTAATTTGAAATTGACTGAAACGGAACAACATATTGGAAGAGATATTCTAAAGGAAATTAAAGAACGTTTAGAATTTTTAATTAATGTAGGATTAAATTATCTTACCTTAAATCGTCTTAGTTCCACATTGTCTGGTGGAGAATCCCAACGAATTAGATTGGCTACCCAAATCGGTTCTAATCTCACGGGTGTTTTGTATGTCCTTGATGAACCTACAATTGGATTGCATCAACGTGATAATGCTAGACTAATTAAAACGCTAAATAAGCTACGAAATCTTGGAAATACCATCATTGTTGTAGAGCATGACGAGGAAGTAATACGAAATTCAGATTGGATTATTGATTTAGGTCCTGGTGCTGGAGTACATGGGGGGAATATTGTTTTTGAAGGGACAATTAAAAAAATCTTACAGTCAAACACATCTGTAACTGGAACTTATCTTAAAGATGATTCTTTAATTCTTTTAGAAAATAAAATTCGTAAACCTGAGGGGTCCTTAATTATTAAAGATGCATCTGAAAATAATTTGAAAAATCTTGATGTTGAAATTCCTTTGGGACTCTTTGTATCTGTAACTGGAGTATCTGGTTCTGGAAAATCTACATTGATAAATGATATTTTACTTAAAAGTTTAGAAAATCATTTTTCTAAAACACATATCAGTTCTGGTGCTCATAAAGAAATTTCTGGTATAGATAATATTGATAAAGTTATTGCTATTGATCAATCTCCTATAGGTAGAACCCCTCGTTCAAATCCTGCGACATACATAGGCGCTTTTACTCCTATTCGAGAATTGTACTCTAATACTGCATTATCAAAAGAACGTGGATATGCACCAGGACAATTTTCTTTTAATGTTGCTGATGGAAGATGTTTTGCATGTGAAGGTGACGGTGTAAAACAAATTGAAATGCAATTCCTATCTGATGTTTATGTAAAATGTGATGAATGTAAAGGAAAAAGATACAACTCTGAAACATTATCTGTATTGTACAAAGGAAAGAATGTTTCTGATGTTCTACAAATGACAGTCTATGAAGCATTGAATTTCTTTGAAAATGTTCCATCTATTAAAAGAAAATTACAAACTGTCAATGATGTTGGTTTGGGATATATTAAACTTGGACAATCATCCACTACTCTATCTGGCGGTGAGGCTCAAAGAGTCAAACTTGCTTCAGAATTATCCAAACGTGGTACTGGAAAGACTCTTTACATTTTAGATGAGCCTACAACTGGTTTGCATTTTGCAGACGTTCAAAAATTATTAGATGTATTAAACAGATTAGTTAATTTGGGAAATACTGTAGTGGTGATTGAACATAATATGGATATCATTAAAAATTCAGATTGGTTGATTGATTTAGGTCCTGAAGGTGGGGATGAAGGTGGTAGAATTGTGACTGCTGGTACTCCTCTTGATGTTTCAAAATCTCCTGGCAGTTACACTGGAAAATATTTGAAAAAATTAATGAAAAAATGACTTTTGATATTTCTAAAATTACCATTCCTACTAATCCTGGTATTTATTTAATGAAAGATTCTGATGACAAAATTATTTACATTGGAAAAGCAAAAAATCTCAAAAATCGTGTTCGTTCTTATTTTAATAAAAATCAAAATTATAAAACTCAAAAATTAGTTGAAAATATTTCTGATATTGAATTTGTTTTAACTGATAATGAAAGTGAAGCTTTTCTTTTAGAATCAAATATGATTAAAAAATATCGTCCACGATTTAATATTGAATTAAAAGATCAACAACGATATACATACTTGAGAGTTTCTGATGAAAAATATCCTAGATTATTAGTTGCTAGAAGAACTAGGGATGGAAAATTTTTGGGTAAAGGAAAATTTTATGGTCCTTTTACTCAAGGTAGTTCCAAATTATTAACTATTGGCACTTTAAGAAAAGCATTTCAAATTAGAATTTGTAAAACTTTACCAAAGAAGGTTTGTTTAGAATATCATTTAGGTAATTGTGAAGGTCCATGTGAATTCAAAGATGCTCAAGAAAAATATCCTGATCATGTTAAAAAATTGGAAGATGTCCTGAAAGGAAAAAACGATACAAAAATTTTTACAAAAAAATTAGAAGATGAAATGCATCAGGCTGCAGAATCTCAGCAATTTGAACGTGCAAAGGACATTCGGGATACTTTGATCAGGCTTGGTAGTCTTCAAACTAAACAAAAAATGGAATATGTTGAAAATTCTGATGAAGAGTATTTTGGCATTGGAATTCAAGAACAAACTGCCACAATAATGAATTTTAGAATGATCAATGGAGTGATTCGAGATAGTGATAAGTTCTTTTTTGATTTGGTAGGCGATAACTCGTTTTCAAATTTTCTTTATCAGTATTATTCTACACATAAAATTCCTAAATTTATTATTGTTAGTGAAATTCCTGAAAATCAAAAATTACTAGAATCTTTACTATCTGAACAATCTGGATTTAATGTAAAAATTATGACTCCTACGCGTGGCAAAAAAAATGATATTATGAATTTGATATTAAAAAATATCAGACTAATTCACTCTAAAGGTGCCAATCCTGCATTAATTGAGTTACAAGAACTTTTGAATTTACCTTCGTTACCTAACAACATTGAATGTTTTGATATCTCTAACCATGGTGCTGAATTTGCAGTTGGATCTATGTCTAGTTTTATTGATGGCATTCCAAACAAATCTGGATATAGAAAATTCAAAATCAAAACTATTCAGGGTAGAGATGACTTTGCTATGATTGGTGAAGTCATTAAAAGAAGATATTATAGATTATTGGAAGAAAATTCTAATTTGCCTGATTTGATTTTAATTGACGGTGGAAAGGGTCAATTGAATGCTGCTCTGAAGTCTTTGGAATCTCTTGGATTGAAATTACCTTGTGTTTCTTTAGCAAAAGAAAATGAAGAAGTATATCTTCCAAAAATTAGCAAACCTGTTGTAATCCCAAAAAATAAAAAATCGTTACAAATTTTACAGCATGCTCGGGATGAAACTCATAGATTCGGTGTGGCATATAATAGAACAATTAGGAAAAATAAAATAAAATAGAAAAAAGGAAAATTTTTGGTTAGTTGACTGTAACACTACCAATCATCCAAGGATGAACCATACAGAAGTAATCGTAGTAACCTGCATCATCGAATGTGTGTGAGAATACACCTTTTGCCATAAGTAGACTGCTGTCAAATACTCCAGATGGACCATTTGCTGGACTACCACCTGTTACAGTATGTGCTGCATTGTCTACATTATCCCAAGTTACTGTGTCTCCAGCATTAATGGTGATGTCTTGTGGTAAGTAACATGCATTAGATGTTTCACATCCTGGTGCACCACTTCCAATTGCAGTTTCAACGATATGTGTTTCTGGACCTGCTGCTGCGGCTGCTGCTTCTGCTGCTGCTGCTTTAGCTTCTGCCATTGCTTTAGCTTCTGCTTCTGCCATTGCTTTAGCTTCTGCTGCATCTGCTGCTGCGGCTTTTTCTGCTGCTGCTTTAGCTGCTGCTTTAGCTGCTGCTGCTTCGGCTTTTTCTGCTGCTGCTGCATCTGCTGCTGCTGCTCTTTCAGCTGCTTTAGCTGCTGCTGCTTCTGCTGCTGCTGCTTTAGCTGCTGCTGCTTCGGCTTTTTCTGCTGCATCTGTATTTGTTGCAGAACTCATTTGTTGAGTAGGTGCTGCTGGTGAGTTATCCATTGAACCTCCCATTGCTGCAATTCCGACACCAACTAATGTGATTGCAATTGAAAATACAATTGCTGCTTTGTCTATGCTTGCCATAATTGATCCATGTCTAGGTGTATAGTAAATAAATCTAATCGTTGGTTTCTAACTAATACTAAGAAATGTCGATAAATTTCTTCCTTCATTTCTAATTTTTGAATATTGTTGAAATTATTACATAAATTTTTAAAATCTATTGAAAATTCTATATGATCGCTCTAATTAATGTCTGAGTGTTGTTAATGTTGTTCAACAATTATTTGTTTTATGGCTTATGCTTCTAGTTCTATTTGTAATTACAATTAAGAGATCTCACCGAGTAACTCTCCGTTTTCGGTCTTAATCTCTTTTATTTTAAAAATTTATTAGATAAATTATTTTTAGTGTCAATTTTTTCAAAATGTATTCTTAATTTCCTTTGTTTGATGAAACTTTGAATGAATTTTATTTTATTTTTTATAAATTCATCATTGGTTTTCATTTTTGAATTTAATTGATTATACATTATTTCTTCATCTAATTTGATTTTTACATAATCTTCGTTTTTTATCTTAAATGTTCCAATTCCCCAAAATAACGCTATATGTAATGCGATGTATTTTGATTGGATTTTTGTAATCTTGTCTCTGTATTTTTCAATATGCTCTCTATTTTGACTAAATTTTTTAGTCTCTGTATGAATCACCCATGAAATTTTCTTCAAATCCCCATCAAAATACAAATTGTGTTCCAATTGTCAATGAAAAAACGGTTTTTTGTCTATATATTTTCAATACTCCCTTTATGATCATAGTTAGAAAGTTGTAGATATGATCGAATCACAGGCATTCTTTTCAAAAATGGTCGACGAGCTAGTGGAGTTCTCTGAATTTGATCCAGAACTATCTGATGGAATAAAATGGCTTGATGATCAGGCTCAGAAAAAAGGTATCACATTTTATGATATGGTTTTTGAAGTTTTGTACAAGCATGATGTAAATTCAAAAGCAAAAGAATGGCTTGATACAAGAAATTAAAATTATTTTCTTAAATCTAGTGTTTTGTATTCGCATCCTTGAGGACCGCAATATTTTCCTACATACACTGCCTTAGGTCTATACAATGCTGTTTTAGGTGCTGCTTCTGCAAACTTTTCTTCAATGATGTGTGCTGCCCAACCTGCAACTCTGGAAATCGCAAATATTGGTGTATTTAGATCAACTGGAATTTTTAGCATATAGTAAATTGATGCACTGTACAAATCCACATTTGGATAGATGTCTTTACCTTTTTGGGATTTCATTTCTGAAATTGTTGCGGTTTCAATTTTTTCTGTCATGTCAAACCATTTCTCTTTACTTTTAGCTGCAAGTTTTCTTGATAGCTCTTTTAAGACTTGGGCTCGTGGGTCATATGTTTTGTATACTGCATGACCCATCCCCATAACTTTTTCACCTTGGGATAGTTTTTCTTTTATCCATGGCTCTACTTTATCAATATCTGAAATCTCCAATAACATTTTCATTACTTCTGTATTTGCACCTCCATGTAATTCTCCACTTAGTGCACCAATAGCTGCACTAGATGCTGAGTACATATGTGCACGTGTTGATGCTACTTGTCTTGCAGTAAATGTTGATGCATTAAATGTATGATCAGCATGTAGGATCAAACAAACATCAAAAATCTTTTCTACTTCTGAATCTGGTTTTTCTCCTGACATCATGTATAGGAAATTTGCAGCATGACTCAGTGATGCATCTGGATCAATTATTTGCAAACCATTTCTAATTCTTTGCCAACTTGCAATGATGGTTGGAACTTTTGCAATTAGGTTTATTGCTTTTTCATAACTTGCATCCTTGTTGGCAAATTCTTCATCATAATATCCTGCCAGTGCTGAGACAAATGCTTGAAGCATGTCCATAGGATCTGCATCTCCGCGCCAATTTTCCATGTTTTTTTGCATTTGTTTTGGAATGTATCTGGCTTCCACTAATTTTGTATTAAATTCATTTAATTCTTGTTTTGTAGGTAATTTGTCATATAACAGAAGATATGCTGTTTCTTCAAAAGTTGAATTTTTTGTAAGATCTAAAATATCAAATCCTCTATAGATTAATTTTCCTTTTCCACCATCAATGTTGGATATTTTGGTATCAGCTACTTCTATGCCTCGAAGTCCAATATTTTTTGTCTCCATATAGTGCCTATCAAATTTCATCTATTATATTTTCTCCAAAATTGTAATAGTAAATTTAGTAATTTGTCTAATATGACAACTTTTGTTCATAAATCAAAATTTCCAATCAAAAATTAATGAATATTGAAGAGAGAAAAAATTTGCAGCATTTAGATGAATTAATTTTGAATGCTTCTGATGAAGAATTAGAAAAAATTCAAGAAATTGATTATCAGACCCAATTAGATGGTGAGTCTTTTTATCATATTTATGTAGATTCTGATTCCTTGGTTCCACCTAGTATCAAAAAATCTTTTAGAAAATCTTAATCTGTTTTTCTTCATTTAAATGAGGGTTTGTAGAATTTTAGCATATATTGGCAGTAAAAAAAAAAGTAATATCTAAAAAAACCGCAGCTAAAAAAGTAACAAAAAAAGTTACAGCCAAAAAAACCACAGCTAAAAAAGTAACAAAAAAAGTTACAGCCAAAAAAACCGCAGCTAAAAAAGTAACAAAAAAAGTAACAAAAAAAGTAACAAAAAAAGTAACAAAAAAAGTACCAATTAAATCTAAAAAAAATAAAGTAATTTGTATTTCTCATAAGGAAGATTGTGATGGAATTAGTTCTGCAGCCCTTATTCGACAAGCTTTTGGTGGTGATGCACTACTTGTAGATTATCCTGGTCAAATGGAAGCATTAAACCAAGTTGTGTTAGATGAAAAATTAAAATCATTATTTATTTGTGATTTGGGATTGAGTAAAAAAACTCAAGATGAATTTATTGAACTGATGACAAAATTGAGAAAAAATAAAGTCTCAGTAACTTACATTGACCATCATGATATTGATCCAACTGTTGTTACTGCTTTAGAAAAAATCAAAGTTAAGGTTATTCATGATATTAATGAATGTACAACTGTTCAAGTTTACAATGCATACAAATCAAAATTAAATGATCATGCTTCTTTTGTTGCAACATGTGCTGCTATTACCGACTATATGGAAGATAGACCTCTAGGTTCTAAATTACTTCAAATCTATGATAGACAGTTTGCACTGATTAGTGCTACTGTAATGACTTACAATATTGTTGGACATCAAAGGGAACCTGATTATTTACAATACTTGGTTGAAGAATTAGCTGATTCAAAATTCCCTCACGACATTCCAAATACTTATGAATTTGCACAGATTCAAGTAGAGAAATTATCTCAAATGATTGCTAAAGTAAAAAAAGGTATGAAAACAATGACTAATCTTGGTCATATGGAAATTTTAGACTCTGGCGCTAGTGGTGCTGTAAATTTTGTCATGGGATTATCTGGAAAAGATGTTGGAGTTGCATACAAAGAAAGAGTTGATCATGGGATTTATGCTGTTTCAGTAAGGGGTTCAAAAAACTGTAAAGTTCATTTGGGAAAAATTGTTAATCTTTTGGCAACTAGTCTCGGTGGATCTGGTGGTGGCCATGATAAGGCATGTGGAGCTGTAGTTCCAAAACCAAAAATTAAAAAATTCATAACTGAATTAAATAAGAAAGTAAAATAATCTTTTAAAATATTTTTTATTCTGAAAATTCAATTATTGCATCAATTTCTGTCATTGAATTTAATGGGAGGCATGCAACACCCATTGCAATTCTTGAATGTTTTCCCTTGTCTCCAAAAATCTCAAAAAACAAATCTGAAGCTGCATTAATCACTTTTGGATGTTGATAGAACTCTGGATCTGAATTCACAAATCCCGATAATCTGACAATTCTTGCCACCCTATCTAAATTTCCTAACTCTCTTTTCATTTGTGCTAATAGGTTTATGGCACACATTCTAGCTGATTTTTGAGCTGTTTCTAAATTATCATCGGAGACTTTTCCTGTAAATAGCACTTTGCCATTTTCCATTGGAATTTGACCTGAAATGAATAGTAAATTCCCTGTTTTTACTGCTGGAATGTATGATCCTGCAGGAGTTGGTGGATTCGGTAATGTGATTTCTAATGATTTAATTTTCTCTTCAATCAATATTTGAAATGATTTTTGAGCCTGATTTTAGTTTTTACTTATTTTGATGTGAACTTTTTCCCCTTTATTGGAATTATTCTGATAAACAGTTCTAGTTTTGTATCCTTGTTTTTGCAAATAACTATCTAAAATAGAGACCCATGGTAATGAGTGTCCGCTATTTAATTTTGAATCTACTGTGATGTTCTTGGTATTTGCTTCAAAATTAACGTGTCCTGAACAAGTAATTTGTATTACTGCGTCTATGATTTCAATTACATCGTCTAGTGATTTTGTTTTTAGGTTAATTCCATTTTTTTCTAATAGCTTGATCATATCTAATTCTGGCTTTTTTGATAACATTGTAGAATTTAGAATATGCGTCAAACCTGACTCATTAATAATTTTAATAATTTTATAAATTTCATGAGCTTCTGTTTTTGTCATGTCTGCCACTACTTTGGTTTTAATTGAATTTTTCCAAATATTTGAAAATACTTTTTCTTGATTGACTCCTAAAATTTCTGTTGAAGAAAATATTGCACCTTTTCCATTATCGTTATTTATCATTAACAATTCTGTTTCATCAAAAATAAAACAATTTTGAACAACATCTGATGTTTTAATTTCTACTCCATCTGGAATTGCTCTATATGCTTCTGAACAAATTTGTGACGCTGGGATGATTAATTTTACATCTAAGTTTCTTCGAATAACTCCTACTAACTGTTCTTTACATTCTGATAATAATCCTAACCCTCCTTGATCAGTCATTATTTTTATTGATGATTTTGATCCTTCAATCATTGTTTGAAGTTGATTTAACACCTTGTTAGCACTAATGTGAAAATATCTTTTTTCTTCAGAACCTCTTGATTTTCTACTTTCTTCACTGGTTTTTTTCAAATTTGATACCAGTGTATTCATTGCATTCACTTTGTTGATTTGCTCATGGATCACATCATCAAATGCATCTTCTGGAGAAATTGCTGTACACATTATTGGTTTACTTTTTGATATGATGACTAGTTTCTTATTTTGTAATTTTAGTAGTGTTGGATAAACTTTAGTTCTGGGAATTTCTGAATAATATGATAATTCGCTGGCCGACACTGTTCCTTTAGAAATTAGTGCTACATATGCCTGAGCTTCGTATTTGCTGAGCCCAAATTCTTCTAAACTGACTGTTAATACTTGCTCTTTTACCATGTTTTTACTAAATTTGTTATTAGGTAAAATTGAGAGCTAAATTCCTTTACACAATTACTCAAAAAAAATCAAAAATGTATCTGCTGATGGGTGTAACTGTAGTTACGAAAATTATTGTGACATCGTCCTCAAATACAAAATATTGTTTAACAATAGTATGTTAGTCAATTATAGTCTTGATTCCATAGAATCAGAAAATGCTTTTAATTCTGTAACACTTGTTCCTAGATTAGATTACTCTGTTAATTTACTTGCAGGTATTGTGGAAATTCTTCAAGAAAAAAGAATTGAATTAAAAAATCTAAATGAGTATCTTGTTACTGATTTTAATGAAAATGAAAAATCTCATATTCAAAGTGTTGAATTAGAACATCTTGTACTCTATTCTTTGGAAATATTGCTTAAAATTCAAAATCAAATTAGTTCCATTTCCGGAATACACAGTATTCCTGAAATCCTTCCATCTTCGATTCCTATGATACGAACAATTAGTGCAAAATTATTTGTTATTTATCCTACATGTAGTCAAAAACTATCTGAATTATCTGTACATCTTGGTAGTATTGTTTTAGATGCTGCAACTCTGACTAAAGCTCGTTTTGATTTTAGTAAATCTAATCATACTTCATCACTGTTATTGGATGAAGTAAAATTGATGGCTGACTCTAAATTAAATAAGCAGTACCCTCTTGTTGATTTTTTTAAATTATTCAATGTTTGATTATGCTTAACTCTAAACGTGATTTTTTCAAAGACATTGACCGAATTCGTTCGCTTTCTACGGTAATTGATAAAAAACTATCTGAAGTAAAACCTTCTGATGAGGATAAAATTGATAAATTAACTTTGGAAGAATTACAGGATTTGGAGAAAATTGCTGGAATTGCCGATTTTATGCTAACAAAATATGCTGATAAAAAGGAAATGTGCTCAATTTTAAAGAATTTTACCTCTGTAATTTCTGAAACTACTGATTCTATGGGTGATTTAGATGATGAAATTTCTGAATTAATTTTATCTGCTGAGGATTCTATTAGTAAAGTAAAGGATTTACACGCTCATATTGATGATAAATCAAATTTTAAAAAAAAATATTCTGATGGCCCAGACTATGATCAGGCTCAAACAAGTTCAATTAATTTAACCAATTTTGTGACAGAGATTAACACAGTAGAATACCAACAAAAATCTTCAGGACATAACACAAGGTAAATGAAATGAGTCTCGCACCACAAGAATTAGAAAACACTGCAAGCAAATATGCTTCAGAAGCAATCAAATTTGATTCTCAAGGTGCACGTGGAATGGCAATCACTCATTATCAACATGCAATTGATTCACTCGTAAAATTGCTGCAACTATATCCTAATAGCAAATTAAATGAAATTTACAAACAAAGATGCAACTCTTATCATGATAGAATTGGCGCATTGCAACAATCTCATGGTGTAGAACCTGCAGTTGATCCAAAAGCCTCTGAGTCTGACCAAAAAGCATCCGTAAAAAGGCAAGAAAATGAAAATGATTTTGAAGATCTTGTGATGAAAGAAAAACCTGATGTTACTTGGGACCAAGTAATTGGATTAGATGATGCTAAAAGTGCACTACGTGAATCAATAGTTTATCCTACAAAAAGACCTGATTTGTTTCCTCTTGGTTGGCCAAAAGGAATGTTATTGTATGGCCCACCTGGAACTGGAAAAACAATGTTGGCAGCTGCAACTGCAAATGAAATGGATGGATATTTCATAAATGTTGATGCATCATCATTAATGAGTAAGTGGTTAGGTGAAGCAGAAAAGAATGTTTCAAAATTATTTGTTATGGCCAGACAATATGCTGAAAAAGAAGGCAAACCTGTTATCTTGTTTGTAGATGAGGTAGATTCCTTACTTGGTGCAAGAAGTAGTGAAGTCGGTGGTGAGGTTAGAACAAAAAATCAATTCTTAACTGAAATGGATGGAGTAAATGGAAAAGGTAAACAATTGATGCTTTATGTTATCGGTGCAACTAACAAACCTTGGAGTCTTGACGCACCCTTTTTGAGAAGATTCCAAAAAAGAATCTATGTTAATCTTCCAACACAAGCAGCTAGAGAAAATCTCT
This window of the Candidatus Nitrosomarinus catalina genome carries:
- a CDS encoding cupredoxin domain-containing protein is translated as MASIDKAAIVFSIAITLVGVGIAAMGGSMDNSPAAPTQQMSSATNTDAAEKAEAAAAKAAAAEAAAAKAAERAAAADAAAAEKAEAAAAKAAAKAAAEKAAAADAAEAKAMAEAEAKAMAEAKAAAAEAAAAAAGPETHIVETAIGSGAPGCETSNACYLPQDITINAGDTVTWDNVDNAAHTVTGGSPANGPSGVFDSSLLMAKGVFSHTFDDAGYYDYFCMVHPWMIGSVTVN
- the uvrC gene encoding excinuclease ABC subunit UvrC; the encoded protein is MTFDISKITIPTNPGIYLMKDSDDKIIYIGKAKNLKNRVRSYFNKNQNYKTQKLVENISDIEFVLTDNESEAFLLESNMIKKYRPRFNIELKDQQRYTYLRVSDEKYPRLLVARRTRDGKFLGKGKFYGPFTQGSSKLLTIGTLRKAFQIRICKTLPKKVCLEYHLGNCEGPCEFKDAQEKYPDHVKKLEDVLKGKNDTKIFTKKLEDEMHQAAESQQFERAKDIRDTLIRLGSLQTKQKMEYVENSDEEYFGIGIQEQTATIMNFRMINGVIRDSDKFFFDLVGDNSFSNFLYQYYSTHKIPKFIIVSEIPENQKLLESLLSEQSGFNVKIMTPTRGKKNDIMNLILKNIRLIHSKGANPALIELQELLNLPSLPNNIECFDISNHGAEFAVGSMSSFIDGIPNKSGYRKFKIKTIQGRDDFAMIGEVIKRRYYRLLEENSNLPDLILIDGGKGQLNAALKSLESLGLKLPCVSLAKENEEVYLPKISKPVVIPKNKKSLQILQHARDETHRFGVAYNRTIRKNKIK
- a CDS encoding RidA family protein, which translates into the protein MIEEKIKSLEITLPNPPTPAGSYIPAVKTGNLLFISGQIPMENGKVLFTGKVSDDNLETAQKSARMCAINLLAQMKRELGNLDRVARIVRLSGFVNSDPEFYQHPKVINAASDLFFEIFGDKGKHSRIAMGVACLPLNSMTEIDAIIEFSE
- a CDS encoding citrate synthase, which produces MKFDRHYMETKNIGLRGIEVADTKISNIDGGKGKLIYRGFDILDLTKNSTFEETAYLLLYDKLPTKQELNEFNTKLVEARYIPKQMQKNMENWRGDADPMDMLQAFVSALAGYYDEEFANKDASYEKAINLIAKVPTIIASWQRIRNGLQIIDPDASLSHAANFLYMMSGEKPDSEVEKIFDVCLILHADHTFNASTFTARQVASTRAHMYSASSAAIGALSGELHGGANTEVMKMLLEISDIDKVEPWIKEKLSQGEKVMGMGHAVYKTYDPRAQVLKELSRKLAAKSKEKWFDMTEKIETATISEMKSQKGKDIYPNVDLYSASIYYMLKIPVDLNTPIFAISRVAGWAAHIIEEKFAEAAPKTALYRPKAVYVGKYCGPQGCEYKTLDLRK
- a CDS encoding TrmB family transcriptional regulator, which gives rise to MVKEQVLTVSLEEFGLSKYEAQAYVALISKGTVSASELSYYSEIPRTKVYPTLLKLQNKKLVIISKSKPIMCTAISPEDAFDDVIHEQINKVNAMNTLVSNLKKTSEESRKSRGSEEKRYFHISANKVLNQLQTMIEGSKSSIKIMTDQGGLGLLSECKEQLVGVIRRNLDVKLIIPASQICSEAYRAIPDGVEIKTSDVVQNCFIFDETELLMINNDNGKGAIFSSTEILGVNQEKVFSNIWKNSIKTKVVADMTKTEAHEIYKIIKIINESGLTHILNSTMLSKKPELDMIKLLEKNGINLKTKSLDDVIEIIDAVIQITCSGHVNFEANTKNITVDSKLNSGHSLPWVSILDSYLQKQGYKTRTVYQNNSNKGEKVHIKISKN
- a CDS encoding DHHA1 domain-containing protein, coding for MAVKKKVISKKTAAKKVTKKVTAKKTTAKKVTKKVTAKKTAAKKVTKKVTKKVTKKVTKKVPIKSKKNKVICISHKEDCDGISSAALIRQAFGGDALLVDYPGQMEALNQVVLDEKLKSLFICDLGLSKKTQDEFIELMTKLRKNKVSVTYIDHHDIDPTVVTALEKIKVKVIHDINECTTVQVYNAYKSKLNDHASFVATCAAITDYMEDRPLGSKLLQIYDRQFALISATVMTYNIVGHQREPDYLQYLVEELADSKFPHDIPNTYEFAQIQVEKLSQMIAKVKKGMKTMTNLGHMEILDSGASGAVNFVMGLSGKDVGVAYKERVDHGIYAVSVRGSKNCKVHLGKIVNLLATSLGGSGGGHDKACGAVVPKPKIKKFITELNKKVK
- a CDS encoding AAA family ATPase: MSLAPQELENTASKYASEAIKFDSQGARGMAITHYQHAIDSLVKLLQLYPNSKLNEIYKQRCNSYHDRIGALQQSHGVEPAVDPKASESDQKASVKRQENENDFEDLVMKEKPDVTWDQVIGLDDAKSALRESIVYPTKRPDLFPLGWPKGMLLYGPPGTGKTMLAAATANEMDGYFINVDASSLMSKWLGEAEKNVSKLFVMARQYAEKEGKPVILFVDEVDSLLGARSSEVGGEVRTKNQFLTEMDGVNGKGKQLMLYVIGATNKPWSLDAPFLRRFQKRIYVNLPTQAARENLFDQYTAKLSKTFDVKTSELAKLFDGYSASDIKDVCQAAQIKTVHEIFDSPDYHEPIEGEEPVQPRDLNTDDFKSIMARRKPSVSVEMIRAYHKWSEEFQAL
- the uvrA gene encoding excinuclease ABC subunit UvrA, yielding MIDNKLKIRGARHHNLKNIDVDIPKNQLVVISGLSGSGKSTLAFDTIYAEGQRRYVESLSSYARQFLEMMDKPDVDSIEGLSPAIAIQQKTTSKNPRSTVGTTTEIYDYMRLLFARIGIPHCTNCKRKISTQSVERICDSVLKDFLGQKILILSPLIQRKKGTYEKLFEQIKKDGYSRIRLNGEILSLDDGIPPLDRQKWHNIEIVVDRISTSKSERSRIFEAIQTAIKASKGDVMISSDKSEKIFSQNNACPHCGLTIGELEPRNFSFNSPFGLCKTCNGLGVKMEFDADLVIPDKSKSILDGAIVPWSGRFSAFRRQALRTVGQKFGFDLMTPIEKIKPKHLKIILNGTSDLIDFQYNSKSGDSSWKYTNAFEGVLVNLQRVFLETDSESKREWLKQFMRDTHCTTCNGKKLKPESLAVTINDLGIMDVCDLSITNCFDFFSNLKLTETEQHIGRDILKEIKERLEFLINVGLNYLTLNRLSSTLSGGESQRIRLATQIGSNLTGVLYVLDEPTIGLHQRDNARLIKTLNKLRNLGNTIIVVEHDEEVIRNSDWIIDLGPGAGVHGGNIVFEGTIKKILQSNTSVTGTYLKDDSLILLENKIRKPEGSLIIKDASENNLKNLDVEIPLGLFVSVTGVSGSGKSTLINDILLKSLENHFSKTHISSGAHKEISGIDNIDKVIAIDQSPIGRTPRSNPATYIGAFTPIRELYSNTALSKERGYAPGQFSFNVADGRCFACEGDGVKQIEMQFLSDVYVKCDECKGKRYNSETLSVLYKGKNVSDVLQMTVYEALNFFENVPSIKRKLQTVNDVGLGYIKLGQSSTTLSGGEAQRVKLASELSKRGTGKTLYILDEPTTGLHFADVQKLLDVLNRLVNLGNTVVVIEHNMDIIKNSDWLIDLGPEGGDEGGRIVTAGTPLDVSKSPGSYTGKYLKKLMKK